In Streptomyces sp. NBC_01439, the following are encoded in one genomic region:
- a CDS encoding YozE family protein, with product MSRTQGFTSWLKTHAKDQSAIGDLARDVAADPAWPSRRQLSGQREYLEERGAIPAAVETLERAWELYEAQQER from the coding sequence ATGAGTCGAACCCAGGGCTTCACATCGTGGTTGAAGACGCACGCGAAGGATCAGAGCGCGATCGGTGACTTGGCGCGTGATGTCGCTGCCGATCCCGCCTGGCCAAGTCGGCGGCAGCTCAGCGGCCAACGGGAGTATCTGGAGGAGCGGGGCGCGATCCCGGCTGCGGTGGAGACCCTGGAACGCGCGTGGGAGCTCTACGAGGCTCAGCAGGAGCGGTGA
- the phoU gene encoding phosphate signaling complex protein PhoU encodes MRDAYHEELDSIGEGLVEMARLVGSAIGRATTSMLDADLKLAESVIAADQKVDDLQHDLEARAIALLARQQPVATDLRIVVTSLRMSADLERSGDLAQHVAKLARLRFPDRAVPRDLHATILEMGQLAQRLMAKAAEVIITKDVDLALQLEQDDDEMDQLHRTLFQHLMDDRWKHGIETAVDVTLLGRYYERFADHAVSVAKRVVYLVTGEHADDLQQPTQVEGV; translated from the coding sequence ATGCGCGACGCGTACCACGAGGAACTGGACTCGATCGGAGAAGGCCTGGTCGAGATGGCCCGGCTCGTCGGCTCCGCGATCGGGCGGGCCACGACGTCCATGCTCGACGCCGACCTGAAGCTCGCCGAGAGCGTCATCGCCGCCGACCAGAAGGTCGACGACCTCCAGCACGACCTGGAGGCCCGCGCCATCGCCCTGCTGGCCCGTCAGCAGCCGGTCGCCACCGACCTGCGCATCGTCGTGACCTCCCTGCGGATGAGCGCCGACCTGGAGCGCAGCGGTGACCTCGCCCAGCACGTCGCGAAGCTCGCCCGGCTGCGCTTCCCGGACCGGGCCGTGCCGCGGGACCTGCACGCCACCATCCTGGAGATGGGGCAGCTGGCGCAGCGCCTGATGGCGAAGGCCGCCGAGGTGATCATCACGAAGGACGTCGACCTCGCCCTCCAGCTGGAGCAGGACGACGACGAGATGGACCAGCTGCACCGCACGCTGTTCCAGCACCTGATGGACGACCGCTGGAAGCACGGCATCGAGACGGCCGTGGACGTGACCCTGCTGGGCCGCTACTACGAGCGCTTCGCGGACCACGCGGTGTCGGTGGCCAAGCGCGTGGTCTACCTGGTGACGGGTGAGCACGCGGACGACCTCCAGCAGCCGACCCAGGTCGAGGGCGTCTGA